One segment of Nostoc flagelliforme CCNUN1 DNA contains the following:
- the cobO gene encoding cob(I)yrinic acid a,c-diamide adenosyltransferase produces the protein MKNETPEELNPDKEIGRLIDEVMSSSLTDEQYRKKMQRRKEVQDQRIAQAVPEKGLIIVNTGNGKGKTTAALGMVLRSLGHGYKVAIVQFIKGSWEPSEKRVFSYWEDQLEFHAMGEGFTWETQDRDRDLDKASAAWQKSLEYIRNPDFHMVLLDEINIALKMSYLEVEDVLAGLAEKPADKHVILTGRGAPAALIERADLVTEMTLIKHPFRDQGVKAQPGIEY, from the coding sequence ATGAAAAACGAGACACCAGAAGAATTAAACCCAGACAAAGAGATTGGGCGCTTGATTGATGAAGTCATGTCTTCATCTCTGACTGATGAACAGTACCGCAAAAAGATGCAGCGACGCAAAGAAGTGCAGGATCAACGCATAGCACAAGCTGTACCTGAAAAAGGATTAATTATTGTAAATACTGGTAATGGTAAAGGTAAAACCACTGCGGCTTTGGGGATGGTGTTACGATCGCTAGGTCACGGGTATAAAGTAGCGATCGTCCAATTTATCAAAGGTAGCTGGGAACCTTCAGAAAAAAGAGTTTTCAGTTATTGGGAAGACCAGTTAGAATTTCACGCAATGGGCGAAGGCTTTACCTGGGAAACTCAAGACCGTGATCGCGATCTCGATAAAGCTAGCGCCGCTTGGCAAAAATCATTAGAATATATTCGCAACCCAGACTTTCACATGGTGTTGTTAGACGAAATCAATATCGCGCTCAAAATGTCTTACTTAGAAGTAGAGGATGTTTTAGCGGGTTTGGCGGAAAAACCAGCTGATAAGCACGTTATTCTTACAGGTAGAGGCGCACCGGCTGCTTTAATTGAGCGTGCTGACCTGGTAACTGAAATGACCCTAATTAAGCATCCTTTCCGCGATCAAGGCGTTAAGGCGCAACCAGGAATTGAGTATTAA
- a CDS encoding nucleotidyltransferase family protein, protein MNSNTRLQMILNDTPIDTVLRAIAQLNLPNWWLAGGAVRNTVWSSIFGNECKLGIKDFDIAFFDIEGNRSQELAAKATLTEQFPHEQFDVKNQASFARWRLGSRPYTSTEDGITDWLHTATAVGVRLDAQGQWQFFTPYGLDDLFDGIIRPTPAHTHNLDAHNKAATFLQKCPYLRLA, encoded by the coding sequence ATGAATAGTAACACTCGTCTACAGATGATTTTAAATGATACACCTATTGATACAGTATTAAGAGCGATCGCTCAACTAAATTTACCTAACTGGTGGTTAGCCGGGGGTGCAGTCCGAAACACCGTTTGGTCTTCAATTTTTGGCAATGAGTGTAAATTAGGTATTAAAGATTTTGATATTGCATTCTTTGATATAGAGGGAAACCGTTCTCAAGAACTAGCAGCAAAGGCAACTCTCACAGAACAATTTCCTCATGAACAGTTTGATGTAAAAAATCAAGCTAGTTTTGCTCGTTGGCGGCTTGGTAGTAGACCCTACACTAGTACAGAAGATGGAATCACAGATTGGCTACACACTGCTACTGCTGTAGGAGTGCGGCTAGATGCACAAGGCCAATGGCAATTTTTTACTCCCTACGGCTTAGATGACCTGTTTGATGGCATTATTCGACCTACGCCAGCACATACTCATAACCTAGATGCCCACAATAAGGCTGCTACATTCTTACAAAAGTGTCCCTATCTGCGGTTGGCTTAA
- a CDS encoding GntR family transcriptional regulator has translation MNLNDLAANVLQQQRSTPDLIADALREAILRGIFQEGQSLRQDEIATQFGVSRIPVREALKQLEAEGLVTLHLNRGAIVSVLTAQEAQEICEIRSALEVKAIQLAIPKFRETDIEKAAVILEATDQATDAGVLAKLNWEFHATLYATAERPRLLGMIKTLHVNCDRYVRVQLAQMDYQERSQKEHYQLLDTCQKQDTKAAVRLLKRHIDTAGEQLIAYLQQIAQKR, from the coding sequence ATGAACTTAAATGACTTGGCAGCGAATGTGCTGCAACAACAACGCAGTACCCCAGATTTAATTGCCGATGCTTTGCGGGAAGCGATTCTGCGCGGCATTTTTCAGGAAGGACAATCCCTGAGACAGGATGAAATCGCCACTCAGTTTGGAGTTAGTCGTATTCCCGTGCGTGAAGCGCTCAAGCAGCTAGAAGCAGAAGGATTGGTGACACTGCATTTAAATCGTGGTGCGATCGTATCGGTGTTGACAGCACAAGAGGCGCAAGAAATCTGTGAAATTCGTAGCGCCTTGGAAGTGAAAGCGATACAGTTGGCAATACCCAAGTTCCGGGAAACAGATATAGAAAAAGCTGCTGTAATTTTGGAAGCGACAGATCAAGCAACTGATGCAGGTGTGTTGGCGAAACTCAACTGGGAATTTCATGCGACGTTGTACGCCACTGCTGAACGTCCCCGGTTGCTGGGGATGATTAAAACTTTACACGTTAATTGTGATCGCTATGTCCGGGTACAATTGGCGCAGATGGATTACCAAGAGCGATCGCAAAAAGAACACTATCAACTCTTAGATACTTGTCAAAAGCAGGATACAAAAGCTGCTGTCAGGTTACTGAAACGACACATTGACACAGCAGGAGAACAGCTAATTGCATACTTGCAGCAAATTGCTCAGAAACGCTGA
- a CDS encoding 2-isopropylmalate synthase, with translation MSIASQPDRVIIFDTTLRDGEQSPGATLNVEEKLAIAHQLALLGVDVIEAGFAVASPGDFQAVKTIAEQVGIPGGPIICSLARAIRQDIHAAAEALKGADRPRIHTMISTSDIHLKYQLKKSRSEVLAIASEMVAYAKSFVDDVEFSPMDASRTEPEFLYEVLSTAIAAGATTINIPDTVGYCTPKEIGNLIQGIREHVPNIDGVILSIHTQNDLGLATANALAAIEYGVRQVECTINGIGERAGNAALEEIVMALQVRKPFFNPYFGRPVDADTPLTNIKTEEIYKTSSLVSQLTGMLIQPNKAIVGANAFAHESGIHQDGIIKHRQTYEIMEAAAIGLPENRIVLGKHSGRNAFRTRLKELGFELNEADLNKAFNRFKDVADKKKEISDWDLEAIVRDETQIQVESGFQIEHVQVICGDCTCPTATITIVTPEGKILTDASVGTGPVDAVYQAINRLVQIPNQLIEFSVQSVTGGIDALGTVTVRLKHQEQIFSGQASDTDIVVAAAYAHINALNRLYHYLQTEKSEFHEINSAVVSG, from the coding sequence ATGAGCATCGCATCTCAACCAGACCGAGTTATCATCTTCGACACTACGCTACGGGATGGCGAACAGTCACCGGGCGCAACCCTCAATGTAGAAGAAAAGCTGGCGATCGCTCATCAACTAGCTCTCCTTGGTGTCGATGTGATTGAAGCAGGTTTTGCCGTTGCTAGTCCGGGAGATTTTCAAGCTGTTAAAACCATTGCTGAACAAGTCGGAATACCCGGTGGGCCAATCATTTGCAGTTTAGCTAGAGCCATTCGCCAAGATATTCACGCCGCCGCCGAAGCTTTGAAGGGCGCAGATCGTCCGAGAATCCACACGATGATTTCTACCTCTGATATTCATCTGAAATATCAATTGAAAAAATCTCGTAGCGAAGTATTAGCGATCGCATCAGAAATGGTTGCTTATGCCAAGTCGTTTGTAGACGATGTAGAATTTTCACCAATGGATGCTAGCCGCACTGAGCCAGAGTTTCTTTATGAAGTTTTGTCAACAGCGATCGCAGCAGGTGCAACTACAATCAACATTCCCGATACCGTTGGTTACTGCACACCCAAGGAAATCGGAAATCTAATTCAAGGAATTCGAGAACATGTTCCTAATATCGATGGGGTGATTCTTTCCATTCACACTCAAAATGATTTGGGTTTGGCGACAGCTAACGCTTTGGCAGCAATTGAATATGGCGTGCGTCAGGTGGAGTGTACCATTAATGGCATTGGGGAACGAGCAGGTAATGCAGCTTTAGAAGAGATTGTGATGGCCTTGCAGGTACGCAAACCATTTTTCAACCCTTACTTTGGTCGTCCGGTTGATGCCGATACACCCCTGACTAATATTAAGACTGAGGAGATTTATAAAACCTCGTCTTTGGTTTCCCAATTAACTGGGATGCTGATTCAGCCCAATAAAGCGATCGTCGGAGCAAACGCTTTCGCCCATGAGTCTGGTATTCACCAAGATGGGATCATCAAGCATCGCCAGACTTATGAAATTATGGAAGCTGCTGCGATCGGTTTGCCAGAAAATCGCATTGTTTTGGGCAAGCACTCTGGACGAAATGCTTTCCGTACCAGGCTCAAGGAATTGGGGTTTGAATTGAACGAGGCGGACTTGAACAAAGCCTTCAATCGATTCAAAGATGTCGCCGATAAGAAAAAAGAAATCTCAGATTGGGATTTAGAAGCGATCGTTCGAGATGAAACGCAGATTCAAGTAGAAAGTGGCTTCCAAATCGAACATGTCCAGGTAATCTGCGGTGACTGCACTTGCCCAACTGCAACCATTACAATTGTTACCCCTGAAGGCAAAATCCTCACAGATGCGAGTGTAGGCACTGGCCCAGTCGATGCGGTGTATCAAGCAATCAATCGATTGGTGCAGATTCCCAATCAACTAATTGAATTTTCCGTCCAATCTGTGACTGGAGGAATTGATGCACTGGGAACAGTTACAGTTCGCTTGAAGCATCAAGAGCAGATATTCTCTGGGCAAGCATCTGATACTGATATTGTAGTAGCCGCAGCTTACGCTCATATAAACGCCCTGAATCGTCTTTATCATTACTTGCAAACTGAGAAATCCGAGTTTCACGAGATAAACTCTGCCGTTGTCTCTGGGTAG
- a CDS encoding class I SAM-dependent methyltransferase encodes MNQQLDLNEYKQQIADLYSRRGQTYDEGDWHPRIAHRLVEHAQISQGQHVLDIATGTGMVAIEAAQLVGFAGRVVEVDISTGMLEQAKRKIKALGLNNIELVLADAEKLNFPANSFDVVLCSSALIWMSDIPKTLRLWHQFLKPGGLIGFHAFADTAFVGGVTVQKVAEKYGVSLALSKPTGTIEKCHDLLKTAGFEAIEIKSEQDGSYISLEQAKRMWAGGSHPAPGQFPNPLSQLSSGQLEEVKAEFEAELATLVTEQGIWNDLTIFYTFGRKPIG; translated from the coding sequence ATGAATCAACAACTTGATCTAAATGAATACAAGCAACAAATTGCCGATTTATACAGTCGCAGAGGCCAAACTTATGATGAGGGCGATTGGCATCCTCGAATTGCTCATCGTCTGGTTGAACATGCACAGATTAGCCAAGGACAGCATGTTTTAGACATTGCAACGGGAACAGGTATGGTGGCAATTGAAGCAGCACAGCTTGTCGGTTTTGCAGGTCGAGTTGTTGAAGTGGACATTTCAACTGGGATGCTTGAGCAGGCAAAACGCAAGATTAAGGCGTTAGGGCTGAATAATATTGAGCTTGTACTCGCGGATGCTGAGAAACTGAACTTTCCAGCCAACAGTTTTGATGTTGTCCTATGTTCCTCAGCCCTAATTTGGATGTCTGATATTCCCAAGACATTACGCCTTTGGCATCAATTCCTCAAACCTGGTGGACTAATTGGCTTTCATGCATTTGCAGACACCGCTTTTGTGGGAGGTGTGACTGTGCAAAAAGTCGCCGAAAAATATGGTGTTTCACTGGCATTAAGTAAACCAACAGGTACTATTGAAAAGTGCCATGACCTACTAAAAACAGCAGGCTTTGAGGCAATTGAAATTAAGTCTGAGCAAGATGGTAGCTATATTAGCCTAGAACAGGCAAAGCGGATGTGGGCTGGAGGTTCTCATCCAGCACCTGGGCAATTTCCCAATCCCCTTTCGCAACTCTCATCTGGGCAACTGGAGGAAGTTAAGGCGGAATTTGAAGCAGAATTGGCAACATTAGTTACGGAACAAGGCATTTGGAACGATCTCACAATTTTTTATACCTTTGGTCGCAAGCCAATAGGCTAA
- a CDS encoding KTSC domain-containing protein codes for MQELNEAITEPTALPFEEEPIAMLPVSSSMAIAVGYDRDEHILQVEFQNGGVYQYLGVDEDTWEDLHSSDSIGSFYNQEIKGKYDCDRLDNAD; via the coding sequence TTGCAAGAACTGAACGAGGCGATAACTGAACCGACTGCACTACCCTTTGAAGAAGAACCAATTGCTATGTTACCAGTTAGCTCATCAATGGCGATCGCTGTAGGCTACGATCGCGACGAACACATTTTGCAAGTTGAGTTTCAAAATGGAGGTGTTTATCAGTACTTAGGCGTAGACGAGGATACTTGGGAAGATTTACATTCCTCTGACTCAATTGGCAGCTTTTATAATCAAGAGATTAAAGGTAAATATGACTGCGATCGTCTAGATAATGCAGATTAG